In Fibrobacter sp., a single genomic region encodes these proteins:
- a CDS encoding metallophosphoesterase family protein — MRLALMSDIHANVTALKAVLEEIARRHVDKFVLLGDLVNYGMRPNEIVDMVRDMDDKFVAKIWGNHEKAVMDNDTTRFATDRGRAILHYTQKRLSQESIDFINNKMNRDGTCTLEIDGKKFLLVHGILGDPYWGKFTPAELMREEYAPYDFVLTAHSHVCHYFEVLFKADSPSTRNKKKTVFINPGSVGQPRNINPCAQFGILDTETTEYEHICVPYDIEAEQKLYTDEVDVFYKDRLTLGI; from the coding sequence ATGCGTCTCGCCCTGATGTCGGACATCCATGCGAACGTGACGGCATTGAAGGCCGTTCTCGAAGAAATCGCCCGCCGCCATGTCGACAAGTTCGTGTTGCTGGGCGACCTGGTGAATTACGGCATGCGCCCGAACGAGATTGTGGACATGGTTCGCGACATGGACGACAAGTTTGTCGCGAAAATCTGGGGCAATCACGAGAAGGCCGTCATGGACAACGATACGACCCGTTTCGCGACGGACCGCGGGCGCGCCATTCTCCATTACACGCAGAAGCGCCTGTCGCAGGAATCCATCGACTTCATCAATAACAAGATGAACCGCGACGGCACCTGCACCCTGGAAATCGACGGCAAAAAATTCCTGCTGGTGCACGGAATCCTGGGCGACCCGTACTGGGGCAAGTTTACGCCGGCGGAACTCATGCGCGAAGAATACGCCCCGTACGATTTCGTACTGACGGCTCATTCCCATGTATGCCATTACTTCGAGGTGCTTTTCAAGGCGGATTCCCCGAGCACGAGGAACAAGAAGAAGACCGTGTTTATCAATCCCGGCTCCGTAGGGCAGCCGCGGAATATCAATCCCTGCGCCCAGTTCGGGATTCTCGATACCGAGACGACGGAATACGAGCATATTTGCGTTCCGTACGACATCGAGGCGGAACAGAAACTTTATACGGACGAGGTAGATGTCTTCTACAAGGATCGTCTGACTTTAGGAATTTAA